The segment ATCTGCCTCTCTTGATAATATATTGAGTATTTTAAAATCCAGCCTTTCAAGCATTTCAAAATCGCCAGACAAACGGATAAGATTATACAGGCTTTTAGCGTTGTTTAAGGCATGAGTGATTTTTAACATTTCATAACGAGAATTAATTTGTGAAATTTGACTCGAAAACATCTCAGCATTTGTAGTGTCAAAATGAAACAAGACTTCTTTGATCTCTTGTATTTCTTTTAGAATTTCTTCTTGTGATTTGAACAGGTTGGTATAGTGTTCTATTTCATCGCCTAATTCAGACTGCAATTCTTTAAAGTAATCTCTGTTAGTTTTTTCAAATTCACTTTCTATGTCTGCAAAATCTACCACATAACCATAGTTAAAATTTTGATAGGGTCGGTTCACACGGGTAAGGGCTTGCAGTAGGTTATGAGCTTTAATAACCCGTCCTATGAAAAGCTTTTTAAGCCGTGGAGCATCGAAGCCGGTAAGTAACATATTAAATACGAACAAGAAGTCAATTTTACCTTCTTTGAAATCTTCGACTAATTGTTTGCGTTCATCTTTAGTGCCAATATCGTGCAGAATAACTGCGGCGCTATTAACCTGGCTATTTAGTTTGTGCTTAGTACTATATGGGGTTGTTTGCTCCTGCTCTCCTAACCCTTCTGGCTTAGCGTATTGCGCTTGAAAGATGTCGTACATCATTTTAGCTTGTTCCGAAGAATCACAGACCACCATGCCGCCTATGGTATTATCGTTCATGGATATACGTGCTTGTTCAAAGTCCTTGATGATGTAATCCAGCATTGGTTCGACAAATTTCTTGTGTGCGTAAACTAATTTTTTATTGCCACTGCCTTTTAGAATCTCTGTTTCTTCATAAATGGCAGCGAGTGTATTTTGCAAGTTGATCTTATAGCTTGTTTCAATATCTTCACGGATTAAACGCAGAGTATAACCATCTTTAATGGATGCGTTGTAATAGTATTTGTGCATATATCCGCCAAACAACAATTTAGAATTGTATTCCTCTCCCAATAGCGGTGTACCGGTTAAACCAAGTTTGATCGCGTCGCGGTCGGCTTGCTCCAAATTGGCTAAAAAACTGCCTTTTGGATTATAGCTGCGGTGTACCTCGTCTAAAAAGAATACCCGCTGAATATTAAGGTTGTAGTCAACATTTTTAATGACATCGGGATCATCTTTAAACTTATGAATATTGACGACGGTGATTTCAGCTTTACCGCTGTCATTGTGAATAGCGACAGTTTGTTTGATGTCTCTGGCAAAGGCCTCTTTCGAATCGATATTGTGTACGATTAATCCACGCGCTTTAAACTCTCTACTCGCTTGAATAAGCAGATCGAGTCTATCAACTATAAAATAAAACTTGGCGATGATGTTTTTATTTTGAAAGTAGTTTGAAAGGTATTTTACGTTGTAATAAGCAAGTGCAGTTTTACCGCTGCCCTGGGTGTGCCAGATGATTCCTTTTTTAACGCCCTCTAGGAGCTTTTGCTCTATTGCCTTTGTGGCGAAAATTTGTGGGTAGCGCATTATGTGCTTTTGTATACCCGACCGCTCTTTGACATAGGCGACACCAAATTCAAGTAAAAAAGCAATACGCTCACGCTGGAATAGCGAGGTGCAAATACGATTTGTTGGAGTATCTGGACGTTTATTTTTAGCAAACTCTGGCGATTGTTTTATGCTCAACAAGTTATTATCTTTGAGCACTGCGGTTTCTTCATCATCATCAACCACTGAAAGCAAAGCATTTAAGTCAAATACCTGCTCTTCACGGAAATAGTTTAATGTAGGCTTCTGATATGACGCGGTAGCATAAAACGCGCCCTCAATAGGGATGGGCGAGCTATCGTCATACTCCATATTATTAGAGAACACCATTAATTGAATAAGATTAACGAATTTTCTAAATTTCTTGTTTTGAAATCGAGTCTGAATCCGTTTGTGCTCTGCTAATATGCCATCTTGGTTATTTGGCCGCTTAACTTCTATAAACGCCAGCGGCAACCCATTAATCAGTAGAGTTATATCTGGTCGAAATTCATCATCATCTTTTTTATAAGGTAGCTCAGTGACAACATGAAAGGTGTTGTTATTAAAGTCTTCTAAATCGATGAGGCGTACACCAGATTTAGCTATGAGCTTTTCATAGAAGGCTTTGCCGAGGTCTTCGTTCTCTAGGGTAAGGGGGAGATATCAGATAGATATTGCTGGGCTTCTAAGTCGTTTATAGACGGATTGATGCGCTTTATGCTTTGTAAAAAGATGCCTATAAAGATGTTTGTTGATTCGTCCCAGGTGACCTTTGGGTCTTTTAGAGACAGATAGCCATAACCCAACCGCATTAAATGCAGGATTGTGGGTATCTTCACTCTTGAATCTTCGTTGAACTTCACCTTTTACAGTACCTCTTAGGGGTATTTAGCACCACCTAGAACACCTTAGACTAAATACTAAGTATATTACACGAGCTAACTAAAAAGGGACATATGGAAGCAAAAATCTAGCTTATTTTAGCTGTAAGTACACTATCTTAAACTGTATGACTTTTTGCTTTAGAAGTACCGATAGTAGTATCATTAAAACCATGATTTGATTAATTTATAATATATCAAAAAGATAGGCGCTTAAATCAATTCCCGCCGCTCTTTGGAGTCTTCCCTACTTTAGGGGGCACTTCAGTTTACGAACATAGCACTTTAACTCTTAATCTATAATTTTCAAAATTTCTAAATCCATATGCTCTTCTTTGAATGAGCTTCATCTTGCGATGGAATCCTTCGGTAATCCCATTGTTCTTTGTGAATCGCCACATTCTTACTATTTCCTCTCCCCATTTAAATAAGGTCTTCCCGAGCTTAACAAGCGGTAAGAAGATGGCTGCTTTGAGCTGTTTAACCATATCAAGGAAAATAGGGATTAGATTTTTGCATTCCTTTGCCTTGCGATGTTTATGTTTTAGAAGTGTAAAGAGCTGCTCCTTAACCTGATAAAGCGCCTGTATGGCAGGATGTTCATCTAAGAACTGTTTAAGTTTAAGCTTCTTGGTTTCGGTTAGATGCTCAGGACGCGTTCTAAACATAGCCAGTATTCCTCTGTGGTACTTCATTTGTGGATGGATACTGTGACAAGTTTTCATAAAAGCCTGTTCAATCAGTCTTAGTACATGAAACCTATCCGTTACAATTAAGGCTTTAGGGAAGTGCTTCTTAATGAGGTTTCGATAAGTAACACTTAAATCAATACAAGCTATTTTGACACGTTAATATTCTGAGCACGCAATAAATAATGCTAATGCTGCTGATACCATCTACTGAGCTTTTAAGCTTTCTGTAGCGCGTTGATATTTTAAGATGCCGGGAAAGCGTTGATTAAAATAACGCTTGCAAGCATAACAATAAAACTTATGTGCTTTGAATCTAATGTAGGCACGACGCAGACCAACGGATTCATGTTTTACCTCACGCATGAAGGAGTGCTTGATGCGTAATTTAGAGCCATCACAGAAAGGGCATTTGGGCTTCCAATTATAAGTAACTTAAATAACTAAATGTGAAGCATTTAAGACTTTCCTAATTGTAAAACCAGGAAAAAATAAAATAAGATTGGTACGGGGCATCTTTAACCTCATTTTGCTAGTATTTTCAAATGCTTAACTTAATACATTATGGTTAAAGTGCCCCCTTTAGTGGGGGTGAGCCGAATAATTGTAGATACACTTGATGGTTCCCAAATTATGAACTATTATATTAAAATAAATTTGAGAACTTGTGCTTCAATGAAGTTAGGATTGTTATGTTAAACAAGGAATTTCAAGGATGAATATAGCGGGTAAAAACCTCCTTGATGAATTCAAAAAAAAACATGCTGATGCAAGTAAATGGATAGATAACTGGGTGGCAGATGTTGAGGGCTCTACATGGAAAACACCCCAAGACATTAAAGATAAATATCGAAGCGTGGACTTCCTGAGTAACAATAAAGTAATTTTTGATGTGAAAGGTAATCGATACAGGCTAGAAGTTGTTGTTGCATATAATACTGGATCAGTTTTAGTGAAACGAATTGGCACGCATGCTGAATATGATAAATGGGAAAATTAAAGAGGCTAAATATGTTAATGCTCCCTATCCAAAATGAGGAACAACATAAAACGTACCTCAAAGAAATCGAATTGCTTATTGAAAATGATCCCATGGCAGATT is part of the Candidatus Berkiella cookevillensis genome and harbors:
- a CDS encoding type II toxin-antitoxin system HigB family toxin, yielding MNIAGKNLLDEFKKKHADASKWIDNWVADVEGSTWKTPQDIKDKYRSVDFLSNNKVIFDVKGNRYRLEVVVAYNTGSVLVKRIGTHAEYDKWEN